One segment of Clostridium botulinum DNA contains the following:
- a CDS encoding flagellin: MIINHNMNAMNAHRNMGMNTVNSGKSMEKLSSGLRINRAGDDAAGLAISEKMRGQIRGLDQASRNGQDGISMIQTAEGALNETHSILQRMRELGVQGANDTNNEADRGQIQKEMEQLTSELDRIGNTTEFNTKKLLNGETNVKSTVEDNLAGKLNVVGSSDKTKIDAEITITDSTVATAAKVNGIGEALVSNKVVSTDNGKVLEINGVKITLATDDTVDMLNDKLRAAGSDVVLSEDGTSHKLVATSADKGSDAKLAVKLAGTTINQTDGVDASVTIEGKTYTGKGDFVTLDSKAGNAEGLKLEVKEAVTSLTAKNKIKVDSVGANLQIGANEGQNIALSIGDMRAKALGVDSIDVSDAKSSDKSVTTIQKAIDQVSTERSKLGAYQNRLEHTINNLGTASENLSAAESRIRDVDMAKEMMNFSKNNILSQAAQAMLAQANQQPQGVLQLLR, from the coding sequence ATGATAATCAATCACAATATGAACGCAATGAACGCACACAGAAACATGGGAATGAACACTGTTAACAGTGGTAAATCAATGGAAAAATTAAGTTCAGGTTTAAGAATAAACAGAGCTGGAGATGATGCAGCAGGTCTTGCAATCTCAGAAAAAATGAGAGGTCAAATCAGAGGATTAGACCAAGCTTCAAGAAATGGACAAGATGGAATATCAATGATTCAAACAGCTGAAGGTGCTTTAAATGAAACTCATTCAATTCTTCAAAGAATGAGAGAATTAGGAGTACAAGGTGCTAATGATACAAATAATGAAGCAGATAGAGGACAAATACAAAAAGAAATGGAACAATTAACTTCAGAGCTTGATAGAATAGGAAATACTACTGAATTTAATACTAAAAAGTTATTAAATGGGGAAACAAATGTAAAATCTACAGTTGAAGATAATTTAGCTGGAAAATTAAATGTTGTTGGTTCATCAGATAAAACTAAAATAGATGCAGAAATAACAATAACTGATTCAACAGTAGCTACAGCTGCCAAAGTAAATGGAATAGGAGAAGCACTTGTAAGCAATAAAGTTGTTTCTACTGACAATGGTAAAGTATTAGAAATAAATGGTGTTAAAATAACATTAGCAACAGATGATACTGTAGATATGTTGAATGATAAGCTTAGAGCAGCTGGATCGGATGTTGTATTATCAGAAGATGGAACATCACATAAATTAGTGGCAACTAGTGCTGATAAAGGATCAGATGCTAAGTTAGCTGTAAAACTTGCTGGAACAACAATAAATCAAACTGATGGGGTGGATGCTTCTGTTACTATAGAGGGTAAAACATACACTGGAAAAGGTGATTTTGTAACTTTAGATTCTAAGGCAGGAAATGCAGAAGGATTAAAATTAGAAGTTAAAGAAGCTGTTACATCATTAACAGCCAAAAACAAAATTAAAGTTGACTCAGTTGGAGCCAATTTACAAATAGGCGCTAATGAAGGACAAAATATAGCATTATCAATAGGAGATATGAGAGCTAAAGCTTTAGGGGTGGATTCTATAGATGTAAGTGATGCTAAATCATCAGATAAATCAGTTACAACAATACAAAAAGCTATAGATCAAGTATCTACTGAAAGATCAAAACTTGGTGCATACCAAAATAGGTTAGAACATACAATTAACAACTTAGGTACAGCATCAGAAAATTTAAGTGCAGCAGAATCAAGAATTAGAGACGTTGATATGGCTAAAGAAATGATGAACTTCTCTAAGAATAACATTCTTAGCCAAGCTGCACAAGCTATGCTTGCTCAAGCTAACCAACAACCACAAGGAGTTCTTCAATTATTAAGATAA
- a CDS encoding carbon storage regulator, producing the protein MLVLGRKPGEYIVIDNKIKVAVVRTEEGNLRLAIDAPREIEIVRGEVYEKRGK; encoded by the coding sequence ATGTTAGTTTTAGGCCGTAAACCGGGTGAATATATAGTAATAGATAATAAAATAAAGGTTGCAGTCGTAAGGACTGAAGAAGGCAATTTAAGACTTGCCATTGATGCACCAAGAGAAATTGAAATTGTAAGAGGCGAAGTATACGAAAAAAGAGGTAAATAA
- a CDS encoding FUSC family protein, translated as MKKKIVSQTILFLCIIVFIIGFKSVFGDENILIGVTTVTAMLMFLSKDLTLNPVKSTLQLVIFNVSMGIITYLASTNMFLAIPLNFISLFFIAYTLCYSLKAPSYIPFTLQYVFILAFPVAADQLPKRLFSLAFGAVSIMAIQLIANRNRVYKMGNKLLAKTCTSMLQKIRAIRNGESFEKIDYEINSSINEFRKIIYDKRAEHFYITEESRIKLNISLALDKLNLLLNDINNIRVKENVEYLSELEEDIIISIDNVKICLEDENNLENLDILFNELLEKYKIKDTTNIIFFRMINSLHLLKTSLYELKALDKKKYNLISKEDKIPEQFKMMNVYKKHFTLDSLRFSYAFRLGLGIAIGAFISDYFHLAEGRWIIFTIHSLVQPHYEVSRQKFKYRILSTFVGTAIIASLFYIFKGLTARTIIIMLAGYLNGYVKQYKYSTIFVTISAIGSAALMGGTAVLSVNRILFVIIGSIIGLFLSRFVLQYRANDAKKDLIEMNSEVTTDLLKSMEETMNGITPNYNTIRNNILVSTMIEEKLKANNVDENDENLINYIDANRLLVTNIYDLYTWLVKDKMNNLLVNDNMNKDVINIIKNKNINLNNKIASLTEKLDSIKELNSKVILTDYIEILNGVNNLNELKVI; from the coding sequence ATGAAAAAGAAAATAGTATCACAAACTATACTGTTTTTATGTATTATAGTATTTATAATAGGCTTCAAAAGTGTATTTGGAGATGAAAATATATTAATAGGTGTTACTACAGTAACTGCAATGCTTATGTTTTTAAGTAAGGACTTAACATTGAATCCTGTAAAAAGTACATTACAGTTAGTTATTTTTAATGTCTCAATGGGAATAATAACTTATTTAGCTTCAACAAATATGTTTTTAGCTATACCACTTAATTTTATAAGTTTATTTTTTATAGCATATACTTTATGTTATAGCTTAAAAGCTCCAAGCTATATACCCTTTACGCTTCAATATGTATTCATATTAGCATTTCCTGTTGCAGCTGATCAGCTACCAAAAAGATTATTCTCTTTAGCTTTTGGAGCAGTTTCTATTATGGCAATTCAATTAATTGCTAATAGAAATAGAGTTTATAAAATGGGAAATAAACTTTTAGCTAAGACCTGTACAAGTATGTTGCAAAAAATAAGGGCTATTAGAAATGGTGAATCTTTTGAAAAAATAGATTATGAAATAAATTCATCAATAAATGAATTTAGAAAAATTATTTATGACAAAAGAGCAGAACATTTTTATATAACAGAAGAAAGTAGAATAAAACTTAATATATCATTAGCTCTAGATAAATTAAATTTACTTTTAAATGATATTAACAACATAAGAGTTAAGGAAAATGTAGAATATTTAAGTGAATTAGAAGAGGATATAATAATCTCTATAGATAATGTGAAGATATGTCTTGAAGATGAAAATAACTTAGAAAATTTAGATATATTATTTAATGAGTTATTAGAAAAATATAAAATTAAAGATACTACTAATATTATATTTTTCAGAATGATTAATTCTTTACATTTATTAAAAACTAGCTTATATGAATTAAAAGCATTAGATAAGAAAAAATATAATTTAATAAGTAAAGAAGATAAAATACCAGAACAGTTTAAAATGATGAATGTTTATAAAAAACATTTTACTTTAGATTCATTAAGGTTTTCCTATGCTTTTAGATTAGGACTTGGAATTGCTATAGGTGCATTTATTTCAGATTATTTTCATTTAGCTGAAGGAAGGTGGATTATATTTACGATACATTCGTTAGTTCAGCCACATTATGAAGTATCTAGACAAAAATTTAAGTATAGAATATTATCAACATTTGTAGGTACAGCTATAATTGCATCTTTGTTTTATATATTTAAAGGATTAACTGCAAGAACAATAATTATTATGTTAGCTGGTTATTTAAATGGTTATGTAAAACAATATAAATATAGTACAATATTTGTTACCATATCTGCTATAGGCTCAGCTGCACTTATGGGAGGAACAGCAGTTTTAAGTGTTAATAGAATATTATTTGTAATAATAGGATCTATTATTGGGTTATTCTTAAGTAGATTTGTTTTACAATATAGAGCAAACGATGCTAAAAAGGATCTTATAGAAATGAATAGTGAAGTTACTACAGATTTGTTAAAGAGTATGGAAGAGACAATGAATGGGATAACACCAAATTATAATACTATAAGAAATAATATACTTGTATCAACAATGATTGAGGAAAAATTAAAAGCTAATAATGTTGATGAAAATGATGAAAATCTAATAAATTATATAGATGCTAATAGATTATTGGTTACTAATATATATGATTTATACACTTGGCTAGTAAAAGATAAAATGAATAATTTGTTAGTAAATGATAATATGAATAAAGATGTAATTAATATTATTAAGAATAAAAATATAAATCTTAATAATAAGATAGCGTCTTTAACAGAAAAATTAGATTCAATAAAAGAATTAAATTCAAAAGTAATTCTTACTGATTATATTGAGATTTTAAATGGAGTAAATAATTTAAATGAATTAAAAGTTATTTAA
- a CDS encoding tRNA threonylcarbamoyladenosine dehydratase, with protein MLEHSLLRTELLVGKDSLDKLKNSKVMIFGIGGVGSFTVEALARSGVGELILVDNDTISLTNLNRQIHATYNTIDEPKVEAMKERILSINKDCNVITHKTFVNRDNIPEIIPADIDYIVDAIDTVTSKLALAEHCYKNNIRIMSSMGTGNKLDPTQFKVTDVFKTKVCPLAKVMRCELKKRGVEKLKVVYSEEMPLRPSVDNSVACNSEANDNGIDENKIVIKKRQTPGSMSFVPPVAGMIIAGEVIKDILNIKK; from the coding sequence ATGTTAGAACATTCTTTATTAAGAACAGAATTATTAGTAGGAAAAGATAGTTTAGATAAATTAAAAAATAGTAAGGTAATGATTTTTGGAATTGGTGGAGTAGGAAGCTTTACTGTTGAAGCACTTGCAAGATCCGGCGTTGGTGAACTTATACTAGTTGACAATGACACAATTTCTTTAACAAACTTAAATAGACAAATTCACGCTACATATAATACAATAGATGAACCTAAAGTTGAAGCAATGAAGGAAAGAATTCTTTCTATAAATAAGGATTGCAATGTTATTACTCATAAAACATTTGTTAATAGAGACAATATACCTGAAATAATTCCAGCAGATATTGATTATATAGTAGATGCAATAGACACAGTAACATCAAAACTTGCTTTAGCAGAGCATTGTTATAAAAATAATATAAGAATAATGAGCTCTATGGGAACAGGAAATAAATTAGATCCTACACAATTTAAAGTTACTGATGTATTTAAAACAAAGGTATGTCCTTTAGCAAAAGTAATGAGATGTGAACTTAAAAAAAGAGGCGTAGAAAAATTAAAAGTAGTTTATTCAGAAGAAATGCCACTAAGACCTAGCGTTGATAATAGTGTAGCTTGTAATTCTGAAGCAAATGATAATGGAATTGATGAAAATAAAATAGTAATAAAGAAAAGACAAACACCAGGAAGTATGTCTTTTGTACCACCAGTTGCAGGTATGATAATTGCAGGAGAAGTCATAAAAGATATTTTAAATATTAAGAAATAA
- a CDS encoding 5'-methylthioadenosine/adenosylhomocysteine nucleosidase, whose product MTIGIIAAMAEELEILLKDLNLEEKKEKANMVFHKGTINNKNVVAVVCGIGKVNSAVCTQILISEYNVDKVVNVGVAGGIGKDIYPGDIVVAENLVQHDMDTSAFGDKIGQIPRLDTFDFKCDKDMVAAAKKSCEEISELNSFTGRIVSGDQFVANLEKIQWLEKEFGAISCEMEGASIAQVCYLNSIPFVVIRSISDNANNGAHMDYEKFTPIAVKNSTNILKNMLEKL is encoded by the coding sequence ATGACAATTGGAATAATTGCTGCTATGGCAGAAGAATTAGAAATATTATTAAAAGATTTAAATCTTGAAGAAAAAAAAGAAAAAGCAAATATGGTTTTTCATAAAGGAACTATAAATAATAAAAATGTTGTTGCTGTTGTTTGCGGAATAGGTAAAGTAAATTCAGCTGTATGTACTCAAATATTAATATCTGAATACAATGTTGATAAAGTTGTAAATGTTGGTGTTGCTGGCGGTATTGGTAAAGATATTTACCCAGGAGACATTGTTGTTGCTGAAAATTTAGTACAACACGATATGGACACTTCAGCATTTGGAGATAAAATTGGTCAAATTCCAAGACTTGATACATTTGATTTTAAATGTGACAAAGATATGGTTGCTGCTGCAAAAAAATCTTGTGAAGAAATATCTGAATTAAATAGTTTTACTGGAAGAATAGTTTCTGGAGATCAATTTGTAGCTAACTTAGAAAAAATTCAATGGCTTGAAAAAGAATTTGGAGCTATTTCTTGTGAAATGGAAGGTGCTAGCATAGCTCAAGTTTGTTACTTAAACTCAATTCCATTCGTAGTTATTAGATCAATTTCTGATAATGCAAATAATGGAGCTCATATGGATTATGAAAAATTCACTCCAATTGCAGTTAAAAACTCAACTAATATACTTAAAAATATGTTAGAAAAACTATAA